One segment of Babylonia areolata isolate BAREFJ2019XMU chromosome 24, ASM4173473v1, whole genome shotgun sequence DNA contains the following:
- the LOC143298733 gene encoding bis(monoacylglycero)phosphate synthase CLN5-like: protein MILCYLKCTKARHMTTNMAVMGCVFLLLTLGSAVSLSSAYVPGRSSQTWPVPYKRVQSRPQTNPYCQAGVIPFCPTGRAPNTMPTVEPTDTLYVYAMKAPVWEFKFGDLLGKFHIMHDAIGFHHVQSGMNLTMEWYELFQLFNCTFPHELEDNTLLWCNQGAACIYDGIDAKHWSQNGSLIKVADISGDIFNQFAKWTEWDNNTGIYYETWTVRTKPDGPLWFDSWECATWVLRAFQELGQLGAKFNHSVHLKYTRMNIYSKEPTLLGNATTIFGKGGDKQLAADILQFYRLFQSHQSMPHMIVSLLEAFYETVIDGKFYLFYNEQYWLLHVVEPFFKITYDEVPLP from the exons ATGATTTTATGTTATCTAAAGTGTACCAAAGCGCGTCACATGACGACCAACATGgctgtgatggggtgtgtgtttctgctgttgACTTTGGGGTCTGCTGTTTCGCTGTCATCAGCCTATGTTCCTGGGCGTTCCAGTCAAACATGGCCAGTTCCATACAA GCGAGTGCAAAGCCGGCCCCAAACCAACCCTTACTGCCAGGCAGGGGTGATTCCGTTCTGTCCAACGGGACGAGCCCCGAACACAATGCCCACCGTTGAGCCCACAGACACTCTCTATGTGTATGCCATGAAGGCCCCGGTGTGGGAGTTCAAGTTTGGTGACCTGCTAGGAAAGTTT CACATCATGCATGATGCAATTGGCTTCCACCACGTGCAGTCGGGGATGAACTTGACCATGGAGTGGTATGAGCTCTTCCAGCTGTTCAACTGCACCTTTCCCCATGAgctggaggacaacactctgCTGTGGTGCAACCAGGGGGCTGCCTGCATCTACGATGGTATCGATGCTAAGCACTGGTCACAGAACGGCAGTCTGATCAAAGTAGCAGATATTTCAG GAGATATTTTCAATCAGTTTGCCAAGTGGACAGAGTGGGACAACAACACAGGAATCTACTATGAGACTTGGACAGTGAGAACTAAGCCAG ATGGTCCTTTGTGGTTTGATTCATGGGAATGTGCAACTTGGGTTCTTCGAGCGTTCCAAGAACTAGGGCAACTTGGGGCCAAGTTCAACCACTCTGTCCACCTAAAGTACACTCGCATGAACATCTACAGTAAAGAGCCAACTCTGCTGGGTAACGCTACCACCATCTTCGGCAAAGGGGGAGACAAACAGCTGGCTGCCGACATCCTGCAGTTCTATCGTCTGTTCCAGTCGCACCAGTCCATGCCTCACATGATTGTCTCGCTGCTGGAGGCCTTCTATGAAACTGTCATTGATGGAAAGTTCTACCTGTTTTATAATGAGCAGTACTGGCTGCTTCATGTTGTTGAACCGTTCTTTAAGATCACATATGATGAAGTGCCACTGCCCTAA